The Fictibacillus phosphorivorans genomic sequence CTTTCGGTGCATTTGATCCTGTGTACAGCAACTTAACGTTAGTTTTTGATCAGCAACCTTTACTGTATAAGGATGAAGAATTCATCGTCCTTTCATTGGTGACCTCAATCATTATGTTTGTTTTTGCATTAATTTTCTTAAGACTCATGAGAAAATTGTTACAGAATTTACACCAAGAGAGTTTATTTATGATGGAGAACGTTAAGGTTTTATTCAAGATGGGTATCACCATTCTTGTACTTGGGTCAGCTTTTACCTTTATGGACGAGCTTTTAATGACAAAAGCACTTAAGGAAATCCATGTAACGAACGCTTCTGTAACATATACAGGACTAGCTTATGTTGATACGTTTTTCACAGGGATTTTCGTAATGATTCTAGCCTCTGCACTAAAGGTTGCCGTAGAGGCAGTAGAAGAAAATAAACACACAATCTAAAGGTGGAGTAGGGATTGCGATGATTAGAATAAAATTAGATGTTATGATGGCACAGCGAAAAATGTCATTGAACCGATTGTCTGAACTGGTTGATATCACCCCTGCTAATCTTTCTGTACTTAAAAATGAAAAAGGAAAAGCGATTCGTTTTTCAACACTTGATGCCTTGTGTAAAGTACTAGAATGTCAGCCAGGAGATCTCATCGAATATATCGAAGACTAGTAGAAAAAAGGGAGATGGTTTGGTACATGAAAAAAGTAGCTGTTAGCTGGAGCGGCGGAAAAGACAGCTGCTTAGCTCTATATCGATTGCTTCAAGAAAAGCATGAAGTTGTATGCTTGATATCCATGGTTTCTGCAGAAGATGTACGAAATCATGCCCATGGTATTCCATTAGAAATATTACAATTACAAGCAGATGCGATCGACCTTCCTTTAATTATGGTGGATTCAGCTGGCGAGTATGAAGCTTCATTAATAAAGTCTTTAACTTCTATAAAGAAACAGTTTGGGATAGATGCAATCGCATTCGGCAGTTTGTATATGGAAGAAGACCGGAAATGGAATGAACAGGTTGCGGAAAAAGCAGGTCTGGATGCTCTTTTTCCCGTATGGATCTTAGAAGAACAAGCCTCTGAACTATTGGAAGAATTTATTTCATTAGGTTTTCAGTCGATTGTTTGTCGAGCTTCAGCAGATGTCTTAAATTCCTCTTGGACAGGTCGCGTTTTGAATGAAAGTTTTTGTAAGGATATTGAAGCAACAAAGAGCTGCCCAATGGGTGAGCATGGAGAATATCATACATTTGTTGTAGACGGACCAATCTTCCGAACAAGATTAGAGATTGTTCACTCAGATGTTATCTTAAATTCAGGATTATGGTCGCTCGACATACATTCATGCAGGTTCATAGATAAGGATACGGAGGCTGTTATGAAATGAACATTCACTTTAGAAAGATG encodes the following:
- a CDS encoding DUF2975 domain-containing protein, giving the protein MKWKIFYKYGAKLCSVLFYVIGLIGIFTLVYHLSYLMSPTGELAKSFGAFDPVYSNLTLVFDQQPLLYKDEEFIVLSLVTSIIMFVFALIFLRLMRKLLQNLHQESLFMMENVKVLFKMGITILVLGSAFTFMDELLMTKALKEIHVTNASVTYTGLAYVDTFFTGIFVMILASALKVAVEAVEENKHTI
- a CDS encoding helix-turn-helix domain-containing protein, which encodes MIRIKLDVMMAQRKMSLNRLSELVDITPANLSVLKNEKGKAIRFSTLDALCKVLECQPGDLIEYIED
- a CDS encoding diphthine--ammonia ligase; the encoded protein is MKKVAVSWSGGKDSCLALYRLLQEKHEVVCLISMVSAEDVRNHAHGIPLEILQLQADAIDLPLIMVDSAGEYEASLIKSLTSIKKQFGIDAIAFGSLYMEEDRKWNEQVAEKAGLDALFPVWILEEQASELLEEFISLGFQSIVCRASADVLNSSWTGRVLNESFCKDIEATKSCPMGEHGEYHTFVVDGPIFRTRLEIVHSDVILNSGLWSLDIHSCRFIDKDTEAVMK